A region from the Catellatospora sp. TT07R-123 genome encodes:
- a CDS encoding AAA family ATPase: MRPLRLDLRGFTVFREPTTVDLTDCDFFALVGPTGSGKSTLLDAICFALYGTAPRWGGGKSVAHALAPSASEAAVRLIFEAAGTRYAATRVVRRDGKGRVATRAAGLQALSPGFDASSLDGDDLLDELGEALAGTPAELDHAVADVVGLPYDQFIKCVVLPQGEFAAFLHARPAERQEILVRLLGLDVYDKVRERAAALVTEATGKLAATEPVLAELTAASSDEALAAAEQRVDAARKLSADVEAALPTLAQAQRDVDLVAEATTLAERRLTVLTAVVAPAEAATLAGAAKQASTAAADAAVVAGTAEEAEDKLRTQLDDAPDPTVLRGLLEAHVQSGQLAAKLAELDAVALQAREVHESALAAQRTATEREQSAQHGLDRAQQAMLVAQTSDRAAWLRRDLVAGHDCPVCTQPVAKVPAMPDQPAMNAAKKVVAEAEQALANARTGRAELDRRVLEAAKRLDQATVRREELARRAGEVARMLEGAAPVPTLRADLASVEGLRAEFTEARGRLREAREVQRAAAARSQQATERLAAAWRHFDGVRDTVAALTPPPADRDDLAAAWSALAGWAREQAAAAQAERDGERVRLDAARQRAAAALAALDELFTAAGLPVPRPGAHQRDAAVAVERAVSGHDVLLERRAQAEALRAQRAAVEADRQVATALAQHLRANNFEAWLLQEALDALVDGASAILRELSAGQYDLIHDDREFFVVDHHDAGLRRTVRTLSGGETFQASLALALALADQLGGLSPTASLESIMLDEGFGTLDASTLDTVAATLENLAAGGDRMVGVVTHVQALAERIPVRFEITKDARTARVERLG, from the coding sequence GTGCGCCCGCTGCGGCTGGACCTGCGCGGCTTCACGGTGTTCCGGGAGCCGACCACGGTCGACCTGACCGACTGCGACTTCTTCGCCCTGGTCGGCCCGACCGGTTCGGGCAAGTCGACCCTGCTGGACGCGATCTGCTTCGCGCTCTACGGCACCGCCCCGCGCTGGGGCGGCGGCAAGAGCGTCGCGCACGCGCTGGCCCCGTCGGCGTCCGAGGCGGCGGTCCGGCTGATCTTCGAGGCGGCCGGCACCCGGTACGCGGCCACCCGCGTGGTCCGCCGGGACGGCAAGGGCCGGGTCGCCACCCGCGCGGCCGGGCTCCAGGCCCTGTCGCCGGGCTTCGACGCGTCCAGCCTGGACGGCGACGACCTGCTCGACGAGCTGGGCGAGGCGCTGGCCGGGACCCCGGCCGAGCTGGACCACGCCGTGGCCGACGTGGTGGGCCTGCCCTACGACCAGTTCATCAAGTGCGTGGTGCTGCCGCAGGGCGAGTTCGCCGCGTTCCTGCACGCCCGCCCGGCCGAGCGCCAGGAGATCCTGGTCCGCCTGCTGGGCCTGGACGTGTACGACAAGGTCCGCGAGCGCGCAGCCGCCCTGGTCACCGAGGCCACCGGCAAGCTGGCCGCGACCGAGCCGGTGCTGGCCGAGCTGACCGCCGCCTCCTCCGACGAGGCCCTGGCCGCCGCCGAGCAGCGGGTGGACGCCGCCCGCAAGCTGTCCGCCGACGTCGAGGCGGCCCTGCCCACGCTGGCCCAGGCCCAGCGCGACGTCGACCTGGTCGCCGAGGCCACGACGCTGGCCGAGCGCCGGTTGACGGTGCTCACCGCCGTGGTCGCCCCCGCCGAGGCGGCGACGCTGGCCGGGGCGGCGAAGCAGGCGTCCACCGCCGCCGCGGACGCGGCCGTGGTCGCGGGCACCGCCGAGGAGGCCGAGGACAAGCTGCGTACGCAGCTCGACGACGCACCCGACCCGACCGTCCTGCGGGGCCTGCTGGAGGCGCACGTCCAGTCGGGGCAGCTGGCGGCCAAGCTCGCCGAGCTGGACGCGGTCGCGTTGCAGGCCCGCGAGGTGCACGAGTCGGCGCTGGCCGCCCAGCGGACCGCGACCGAACGCGAGCAGTCCGCGCAGCACGGCCTCGACCGCGCCCAGCAGGCGATGCTGGTGGCGCAGACCTCCGACCGGGCCGCCTGGCTGCGCCGCGACCTGGTCGCCGGGCACGACTGCCCGGTGTGCACGCAGCCGGTGGCCAAGGTCCCGGCCATGCCCGACCAGCCCGCGATGAACGCGGCGAAGAAGGTCGTCGCCGAGGCCGAGCAGGCCCTGGCCAACGCCCGCACCGGCCGGGCCGAGCTCGACCGCCGGGTGCTGGAGGCGGCCAAGCGCCTGGACCAGGCCACGGTCCGCCGCGAGGAACTGGCCCGGCGCGCGGGCGAGGTCGCCCGGATGCTGGAGGGCGCGGCGCCGGTCCCGACGCTGCGCGCCGACCTGGCCTCGGTCGAGGGGCTGCGCGCCGAGTTCACCGAGGCGCGCGGGCGGCTGCGCGAGGCCCGCGAGGTCCAGCGGGCGGCGGCGGCCCGGTCGCAGCAGGCGACCGAGCGGCTGGCCGCGGCCTGGCGGCACTTCGACGGCGTACGCGACACGGTCGCCGCGCTGACCCCGCCCCCGGCCGACCGCGACGACCTGGCCGCGGCCTGGTCCGCCCTGGCGGGCTGGGCCCGCGAGCAGGCGGCCGCCGCGCAGGCCGAGCGCGACGGCGAGCGGGTCCGGCTGGACGCCGCCCGGCAGCGGGCCGCCGCGGCGCTGGCCGCGCTCGACGAGCTGTTCACCGCGGCCGGGCTCCCCGTACCCCGCCCCGGTGCGCACCAGCGCGACGCCGCCGTGGCGGTCGAGCGGGCCGTCAGCGGCCACGACGTGCTGCTGGAACGGCGCGCCCAGGCCGAGGCGCTGCGCGCGCAGCGGGCCGCGGTCGAGGCCGACCGGCAGGTGGCCACGGCGCTGGCCCAGCACCTGCGGGCCAACAACTTCGAGGCGTGGCTGCTCCAGGAGGCGCTGGACGCGCTGGTCGACGGCGCGTCGGCGATCCTGCGCGAGCTGTCCGCCGGGCAGTACGACCTGATCCACGACGACCGCGAGTTCTTCGTGGTGGACCACCACGACGCGGGACTGCGGCGTACGGTGCGGACGCTGTCGGGCGGGGAGACGTTCCAGGCGTCGCTGGCGCTGGCACTGGCGCTGGCCGACCAGCTCGGCGGCCTGTCGCCGACGGCGAGCCTGGAGTCCATCATGCTCGACGAGGGCTTCGGCACCCTCGACGCGTCCACCCTGGACACCGTGGCCGCGACTCTGGAGAACCTGGCCGCCGGCGGCGACCGGATGGTAGGGGTGGTGACGCACGTGCAGGCCCTGGCAGAACGCATTCCGGTACGTTTCGAGATCACGAAGGATGCGCGAACAGCCCGTGTGGAAAGGCTGGGTTAG
- a CDS encoding DNA-3-methyladenine glycosylase — protein MGVSREWELPERYDIAGTLAQLSLGRHDPCSRWVDGVYWLAARTPDGPGTLGLRKADGRLAATGYGPGAAWLLDRADAIAGLRDDLTGFRTLAQAHPLVARLARDFAGVRLPATGLAFSRLLRAVCEQKVTGTEAYRAYAAIVRHFSTAAPGPVERLYLPPDPEVIAAAPYWEFHPLGLEQKRADTLRRVAAQAARLEACPDSASLTARLLAIRGIGPWTAAEAAAVVHGDPDAVSVGDFHLPNFVCYALAGEPRGTDTRMLELLAPFTGHRGRVCHLIELSGITAPKYGPRHPLRTFRTF, from the coding sequence GTGGGGGTGAGCAGGGAGTGGGAGCTGCCGGAGCGGTATGACATCGCCGGCACGCTCGCGCAGCTCAGCCTCGGCCGCCACGACCCGTGCAGCCGCTGGGTCGACGGCGTCTACTGGCTGGCCGCGCGCACCCCGGACGGACCCGGCACGCTCGGCCTGCGCAAGGCGGACGGCAGGCTGGCCGCCACCGGGTACGGGCCGGGCGCCGCCTGGCTGCTCGACCGCGCCGACGCCATCGCCGGGCTGCGCGACGACCTCACCGGCTTCCGCACCCTCGCTCAGGCGCACCCGCTGGTCGCCCGCCTGGCCCGCGACTTCGCCGGAGTGCGCCTGCCCGCCACCGGCCTCGCCTTCTCCCGCCTGCTGCGCGCCGTATGCGAGCAGAAGGTCACCGGCACCGAGGCCTACCGTGCGTACGCGGCGATCGTGCGCCACTTCAGCACCGCCGCACCGGGTCCGGTGGAGCGCCTCTACCTGCCGCCCGACCCGGAGGTGATCGCGGCGGCGCCGTACTGGGAGTTCCATCCGCTGGGGCTGGAGCAGAAGCGGGCCGACACGCTGCGGCGGGTCGCCGCGCAGGCCGCGCGCCTGGAGGCGTGCCCCGACAGCGCATCGCTGACCGCGCGGCTGCTCGCGATCCGGGGCATCGGGCCGTGGACGGCGGCCGAGGCGGCCGCGGTGGTGCACGGCGACCCCGACGCGGTCAGCGTCGGCGACTTCCACCTGCCCAACTTCGTCTGCTACGCCCTGGCCGGCGAACCCCGCGGCACCGACACCCGCATGCTGGAACTCCTGGCCCCCTTCACCGGCCACCGCGGCCGCGTCTGCCACCTAATCGAACTATCCGGCATCACCGCCCCCAAATACGGCCCCCGCCACCCCCTCCGCACCTTCCGCACCTTCTGA